The genomic window AGCGAGCGCCGGAAAGAGAGCCAGCAACAGATAGAAGGTTGCCCCCGCTGCGACCAGCATGATGCGATTGGCGCCTATATTGTTCCAAATGCGCCATGCCACATCGAGCCAGCCATGCCGGGAAAGCTGCATCGGGTGGTCGGCGCGGCGACCGCGCGAAATGTGCGCACCATCGCTCCGCTCTTTATCCTGCTTGGCAGCGGTGGAAGCATCGATGATGCCGGTGCGTTCGTCGCCAAAATCGCTCACGCTGGTGTCCCCGGTTTGGTTGGCGCGATGTTTCGCATGTTGGTAGGATCAAGGTCCGGAGGGAAGGAATGTTCCGAACGCGCATCGCAGATGATCTGGATTTGCTGGTGCGCACCGTCGAGCCGGCGGACAAGGCGCATCTTCTGGCCGGGTTTTCCCATCTTTCGGAACGGTCGAGGTTCTTCCGCTTCCTGGGCGGTGTCACGCGGCTTTCCGAAAAGGATCTCGTCCGCTTCACTGCTCGATCCAACTCCGAGCACTGTGCGATCGGCGCGCTGAACATGAGCGTCGTTCCGCCTGACCCCGTCGCCATCGCGCGTTATGAACGGCTCGATACCGATCAGGAAAGCGCAGAGATGGCCGTGACCGTCATCGATGCCTATCAGGGTCGTGGAGTAGGCCCGTTGTTGATCGGCGCCATCGCCTTTTGTGCGGCGGAAGCAGGGATCAAGCGGTTCGTGGCTTATGTTCATCCGGAAAATCGCGGGATGATCCAGCTGATGATCTCCCTCGGCGCGCATATCGCGGATGCGGCCGAGGGGGAGATCACGTTCGACATGCCGCTGCATCGAGATGCAGGAGGCTATCCGGATACGCGGGCAGGAAAGCAGATGCGGCTGGCTTACGATCTGATGGCGCATCATGCGCCGGAATCAGCCGCTCGTCCGACGGGGTAGTCCTGATCTTTGTGCGTCGTATCAGCTCAGGCCGAGGAACGACAGGATGGCGATGACGATGACGACGAGGCCGACGATGTAGATGATGCTGTTCATTGTTTTTCTCCTTGCATTTCGACCGGGAGAACGACGGCCTGCGACGTTGGTTCCATTCGCAAATGGTAAAACACCGGCTTCGGTGGAGATTCACGAGTTTTCTGCGACGGCCTGTTCGAAAAGGGCAACGGGCTCGGATGTGGTCAGCCGCACCGGCGTGCCGATCGTCAGCAAGCTGTTGGTCGCCGCGATCGCCATAATCTCGGTTCCTCCGACGCGGACCCAGTAGAGCTGATCGTGGCCGCGGAACTCGCGGCCGATGACGACGCCGTTGCCATCTTCTGCAGGCGTCAGCACGAACTGCTCAGGTTTCACCGCCAGTCGCACATTGCCGTACATGGTCCGGTCGATGGCGAGGTCGCCGAAATCCGTCTGGGCGAGGAATCCGTTCGCGCAAGCGGGAACGATGTTGGAACGGCCGATGAAGCGCGCGACGAACTCGTCGGCAGGTCGCCGATAAACGTCATCGGGCGTGCTCATCTGAAGGATCCGGCCCGCGTGCATGACAGCGATGCGGTCGGCAAGCGCCAGCGCCTCCTCCTGATCATGCGTCACGAGGATGGCTGCGGATCCGGCCTGCTTCAGGAGCCGGCGGACTTCCTGGCGGGTCTCGACCCGCAAGGCGGCATCGAGATTGGAAAAGGGCTCGTCGAGCAGAACCAGAGGCGGTGCCGGCGCTAGCGTGCGGGCGAGCGCCACGCGCTGCTGCTGGCCGCCCGATAGCTGATGCGGCATCCGCTCGGCGAGATCGGCGAGGCCGACCATCTCCAGCATCTGCGCCGTTCTCTTCCGTTGATCGGCAACTGAGGCGTGTCGCAATCCAAAGGCGACGTTGGCCGCAACGCTCAGATGCGGAAAGAGCGCGTAATCCTGAAAGACGAAGCCGATGCCGCGCTTTTCTGGTGGCAGGTTCGTCACATCGCGGCCATTAAGGCTGATCGTGCCTGCGTCCGGCCGCTCGAAGCCGCCGGTCAGGCGCAGCGTCGTGGTCTTGCCGCATCCCGAAGGACCGAGAAGCGCAATGAGCTCGCCCGGCATGACCTCGAAGGACACGCCGGCGACTGCGGCGCCGCGCGCCGACGGAAAATGCCGCACGAGATCGCGCGCCGCGAGCAGCGGTCCCGAACTCCGATCAATGTCAGCTGTTTCAGTCATGTTTTGCTTCATGCCTGAGAACGACCCCGACAAACAAGCCGGAAAAGATGATGATGGCTGCGGCATAGGGTGCCGCATTGACCAACATGCCCTCGGATGTGCGGCTGAACAGCGTAATCGCAAGCGAACGGTATCCGGTCGGGGCCAGCAGGAATGCGATAGGCAGTTCCTTCATGGCGATGACGAAGACGAGCACCATGCCGCCGATCACGCCGCGCCGGATCAGAGGGAACACCACATGGGCGACCACCGAAAGCGGACTGTAGCCGAGCGAGCGTGCCGCTTCCTCAAGCGACGGGCGCGCGAGGTAGAGCGCCGCGCGGATCGGGCCAAGCGCCAGCGCCAGGAAGGCCAGCGAATAGGCGATCACGAGCAGCAGATGCGACTGGTAGAGCGGCCGCGCGAAGCCGAGCGAGATGAACACGAAGGCAAGCGCAAAGGCGAGCGGCGGTACGGCATAGCCGATGAAGGCCAGGCGGTTGATCGCGCTCGACAGCGGCGACGGATAGCGCACCGCCATGACGGCGACGGGCAGCGCCAGCGCACCGGCGAGCAGGGCGGAGGGGACCGCCACCGACACGGAATGCCAGAAGCTTGTCAGAAGCGCAGGCAGGCTCGGCAGCAGGGGCTCGGCCGAAAGCCAGAAGGCCAGAACCGACACTGGCAGGCCGAGCGAGGCGAGCGCCACGAGGGCGATGAAGCCCCAGGCGGCTACGGACGGGAGCGTGCTGAGCGAGGACAGGCTCGATCGCACGCCGGAGCCGGTGCCGGTGCGGGCGAAATGGGCACCTTCGCGCAGCTTGCTTTCCCACCAGATGACCGAGACCGCGATGGTGATCATGATCAATGCGAGCCATGCGGCATAGATGCGGTCGTAGGCAGCGGCGTATTGCGTGTAGAGCGCGTAAGAGAAAACTTCATAGCGCATTAGCGCAACCGCGCCGAAATCGCCGATCACATAGAGGCCGACGACGAGCCAGCCGGAAAACAGCGCAGGGCGCAGATAGGGCAGCGTAACCCGGAAAAAGACCTCACGGGGTGACGCGCCAAGTGCGCGCGCGCTCTCTTCGAGGCTTGCGTCGATGCTGCCGAGCGCCGCGCGCAAATTCAGATAGATGTAGGGATAGGTATAGAGGCTGAGAGCGAGCGTCGCGCCGAGCCAGCCTTGCGGCCTGGGAAAGGTCCAGCCGAAGAGCGTGTTCATGAAGCCGTAATAGCCGGATAGCCCGATCAGCGCATAGGCCATCACGTAGCCCGGAACCGCCAGCGGCAACACAACCAGAATATGCGCGATGCGCCGTCCCTTCAGGCTCGTGCGCGTGGTCAGCCAGGCCAGCGGCGCGGCAATCGCGGTCGCGAGAATGAGCACGCCGGCGACGAGTGCTGTCGTGTTCAACAGCAGTTGGCCGGTACGGGGCCTGAAAACGAGAGAAGCGACCGTGCCGAAATCGGCCTCGGTCGCGCGCAGCACGAGGTAGAAGATAGGGACCAGCATCGCCAGCCCCACCAGAATGGCGGGGATGACGAAGATGGCGGGCGCCGCGCGTTTGCGGCCGCCCGTCACAAGGGTTGTCACAGCAAGCCGACCTCACGGAGCAGGTTCAGCGTGCCTTCCAGATCGTCGATGTCGTTCAGGTCGAGCGGAGGCGATGCCAGGATGACGTCCTCGATGTTCGGCTCGATGCCGGCATTGTCGGCACCTTCGATGACACCGTATTCCTGATTGTCCTGCGCGAAATAGGTTTGGGCTTCTTCGGACAGGAGGAAGGCGACGAAATCTTCGGCCGCTTCCTTGTTGTCGGACGAGGCGAGAACGCCTGCGCCGGCCGCCATCAGCAGATTGCCGGCATCGCCATTGGCGAAGATCGACTGCTCGACCGGGAAAGCGGCATCGGCAGCCTTCTGGCGGAGAAGGTAATAGTGATTGACGAGGCCGAAATCGACTTCGCCGTCGGCGATCGCCTGAAGCTGCGACGCGTTGTTGGAATAGACCTGCGTGTCGTTGGCGATCATCGCCTCGAGCCAGGCCTTGGTTTCTTCTTCGCCGAGCAGCACGCGCAGCGCGGTGAGATGCGCCTGGAAGGAGCCGTTGGTCGGCGCCCAGCCGACGCGGCCGCGATACTCTTCGCCGGTCAGGTCTGTGATCGACGTCGGCAACTCGCCTTCTTCGACACGCTCCGGCGAATAGACGAATGTCCGTGCACGTGCCGAAGCGGCAACCCAGCGGCCTTCGTCATCGCGCAGTGTTTCAGGAACGTTGGCCAGCACCTCTTCGGGCAGCGGCTCGAACAGTTCACCGACGGCGCCCAGTGCACCCGGATCCTGTGCCCAGAACACATCCGCCGGGCTCTGCTCACCTTCTTCGGTGATCAGGACGGCCATCTCGGCGGTTCCACCATAGCGGACTTCGACTTCGATGCCGGTCTCTTCGGCGAAGCGGTCGATGATGGGCTGCGCGAATGCTTCGCCACGGCCGGAATAGATCGTCAGTTCCTGTGCGCTCGCAAGCGTCGGCAGCGAAACGGCCGCAAAGGCAGCCGCGGCGATCAGCGATCGGGTCGTCTTGGACATCAGTGTCTCCCGTTATGTTGTTCGTCCCGGTCTGCGGGATGGAAGCCACCCCGAGATCTCTCCTGAAGCAGGCTGCTTTAAGCGGCCCCCTCTGTTGAGGCGTCGCTACAATACCTGACAAATAGCGTCAAGTAATATCCGCGGCACGATGAGCGGCGCATGCGACTGCTTGGGGAGGGGTGCACCACAAGGCCGGCAGAACGGCCCCGCCTATATAGTACGCGCATGCCCGCACGTGCTGTTCAGACAAGTCACCTTGAAGCGCCAAGGCGACGAGCCTGCACACTCAACAGGCAGCGCTAGAAAGGAGGCAGCGTCGGCGCATTTTTTGTCGCCAAAACGGGATGTTGGGACATTTTCTTGCAAGGTGCGAAAACTGTCATTTTTCTGCAAAATGGCTGTTGACCGGAACAAATAGCTCGGACTATAACCCGCTCACCAACGAGGGCGGCGCGCCGCTGGCGGCGAGAGACTGTTGCCCTTGATTTGGTTTAGGATTGCTCTTATGTGGCGGTTCTTTGAGATTTCTTGAAAGTTCGCTTTTGCGGATTTGACGGTGCTGTTGATAGGGCTTTCGGGCTTTGGTTGGCGGCGAGGACGGATTGTTGCCTTTGGTGGCGGTTCGTCGGTTTTTTGACAATTGCATAATGGGAAAGAGAAACGTGGGCGGCGTGTGCTCGCGGACTGGCCGGAAGGCTGGTTCGACAAGAGACATGGCGGTCACGTTTTGACAAGAGACACTTTTGTTTCCTTATGGAAACGGAAGGTTCTCGTCGATTCAGACGTGACAGTAAGCCATAGATCATTTTCTCAACATGAGAGTTTGATCCTGGCTCAGAACGAACGCTGGCGGCAGGCTTAACACATGCAAGTCGAGCGCCCCGCAAGGGGAGCGGCAGACGGGTGAGTAACGCGTGGGAACGTACCTTTTGCTACGGAATAGCTCTGGGAAACTGGAATTAATACCGTATGTGCCCTTCGGGGGAAAGATTTATCGGCAAAAGATCGGCCCGCGTTGGATTAGCTAGTTGGTGGGGTAAAGGCCTACCAAGGCGACGATCCATAGCTGGTCTGAGAGGATGATCAGCCACATTGGGACTGAGACACGGCCCAAACTCCTACGGGAGGCAGCAGTGGGGAATATTGGACAATGGGCGCAAGCCTGATCCAGCCATGCCGCGTGAGTGATGAAGGTCTTAGGATTGTAAAGCTCTTTCAACGGTGAAGATAATGACGGTAACCGTAGAAGAAGCCCCGGCTAACTTCGTGCCAGCAGCCGCGGTAATACGAAGGGGGCTAGCGTTGTTCGGAATTACTGGGCGTAAAGCGCGCGTAGGCGGGTATTTAAGTCAGGGGTGAAATCCCAGAGCTCAACTCTGGAACTGCCTTTGATACTGGGTACCTAGAGTCCGGAAGAGGTGAGTGGAATTGCGAGTGTAGAGGTGAAATTCGTAGATATTCGCAGGAACACCAGTGGCGAAGGCGGCTCACTGGTCCGGTACTGACGCTGAGGTGCGAAAGCGTGGGGAGCAAACAGGATTAGATACCCTGGTAGTCCACGCCGTAAACGATGAATGTTAGCCGTCGGGCAGTTTACTGTTCGGTGGCGCAGCTAACGCATTAAACATTCCGCCTGGGGAGTACGGTCGCAAGATTAAAACTCAAAGGAATTGACGGGGGCCCGCACAAGCGGTGGAGCATGTGGTTTAATTCGAAGCAACGCGCAGAACCTTACCAGCCCTTGACATCCCGATCGCGGTTTGTGGAGACACATTCCTTCAGTTAGGCTGGATCGGTGACAGGTGCTGCATGGCTGTCGTCAGCTCGTGTCGTGAGATGTTGGGTTAAGTCCCGCAACGAGCGCAACCCTCGCCCTTAGTTGCCATCATTCAGTTGGGCACTCTAAGGGGACTGCCGGTGATAAGCCGAGAGGAAGGTGGGGATGACGTCAAGTCCTCATGGCCCTTACGGGCTGGGCTACACACGTGCTACAATGGTGGTGACAGTGGGCAGCGAGACAGTGATGTCGAGCTAATCTCCAAAAGCCATCTCAGTTCGGATTGCACTCTGCAACTCGGGTGCATGAAGTTGGAATCGCTAGTAATCGCGGATCAGCATGCCGCGGTGAATACGTTCCCGGGCCTTGTACACACCGCCCGTCACACCATGGGAGTTGGTTCTACCCGAAGGCGCTGCGCTAACCGCAAGGAAGCAGGCGACCACGGTAGGGTCAGCGACTGGGGTGAAGTCGTAACAAGGTAGCCGTAGGGGAACCTGCGGCTGGATCACCTCCTTTCTAAGGAAGATCGAGAATTGGAAAGACGCCGGTCAGGGCAACCTCGCCGGATGATCCTTCTCCATCTTATTAGAACATAGATGGCACCAGTCAGGTGACCATCGCTGAAATACGCTGGATGGCCGTTCGGCTGCCCCTTGAGCGCAAGCGAAAGGGACAAGCTAGCCGAACCAAATCACAGTATGGCGAGTACCGCCGCCTTCGTTTCTCTTTCCTGGAATGACAATGTTGGGCCTTGTTGGCTGCCGGCTTTCGAGCCTGGCGCCGATTGGCCGTTCATGGGCTTGGGCTCTTGATGCCTGGACGGTTGGGACACTGAACGTCTCTTTTGTTCGTGCTTCGACTGACGGGTCTGACAATATCGGGCCCGTAGCTCAGTTGGTTAGAGCGCACCCCTGATAAGGGTGAGGTCGGTAGTTCGAATCTACCCGGGCCCACCACTCCTTTGTTTTGCGCGACACGCCTTCGGCGTATCGGCGCTACCCTATTGGGGCTGTAGCTCAGCTGGGAGAGCACCTGCTTTGCAAGCAGGGGGTCAGCGGTTCGATCCCGCTCAGCTCCACCAATCGTTTGGTGGATCGGCGGTGTCGAAGCGAAAGCTTCGCAAGGCCGACCGGCCGTCGGCAATCGTTTGCCGCGCCCGTGCAGGGCCTTCGGCGCGTGAACGAAATCATGTCATTCCGTGAAAGTTACAAGTTTGCACTGCCTGGCCGTCTGGCTGGCGCATGTGCCTGTTATGCAAAAATCGTGAAGAGAAGATCGTGTCTGGATGTCTCCATCCTGATCGTTCGAGCCGTGAGGCTTCGGGTGATCGTTTAAGGGTTGGGGCCATGCAGTTACTAGCGGTCGGTTGAGGGTTCGGGCTTGAGGTCCGATGCTTTGACCGTCCGACGTTGACGTTGCCTGACCGCGCGTCATCGGACACGATCTCAGAGAAGCTGGTCTTAATGGCCTGGCTGCGGAGACTACCGGCGTAGGCTCCACAATGCAGACAGGCCGAAAACACGTCGATGAGACGGCGCCTTCTAGAACCAGCCTGCAGTTATCGTTAGCTGCGGGTCGCTAGGCGTCTTCGTCATGATGGACCGGGTTGTAAAAGGTAACCTGGTTTGCCGGCCTTTGGCCGGCTAATGATGATCATTGGCAATGAGAACGATCAAGTGTCGTAAGGGCATTTGGTGGATGCCTTGGCATGCACAGGCGATGAAGGACGTGATACGCTGCGATAAGCCATGGGGAGCTGCGAATAAGCTTTGATCCGTGGATTTCCGAATGGGGAAACCCACCTTAGATCTCTAGAAAATTTAAGAGGTTCTCTTTGAACCTCTTATCTTTCTAGAGATCGTTAAAAGGTATCTTATTCTGAATACATAGGGATAAGAAGCGAACGCGGGGAACTGAAACATCTAAGTACCCGTAGGAAAGGACATCAACCGAGACTCCGTCAGTAGCGGCGAGCGAACGCGGACCAGGCCAGTGGCTTTGGAAGATAAAGCGGAACGATCTGGAAAGGTCGGCCATAGAGGGTGACGGCCCCGTACGCGTAAATGCTTTCAAAGTCCTTGAGTAGGGCGGGACACGTGAAATCCTGTCTGAACATGGGGAGACCACTCTCCAAGCCTAAGTACTCGTGCATGACCGATAGCGAACCAGTACCGTGAGGGAAAGGTGAAAAGCACCCCGACAAGGGGAGTGAAATAGAACCTGAAACCGGATGCCTACAAACAGTGGGAGCCTGAAAGGGTGACCGCGTACCTTTTGTATAATGGGTCAGCGACTTAGTGTACCGAGCAAGCTTAAGCCGATAGGTGTAGGCGCAGCGAAAGCGAGTCTGAATAGGGCGATTTAGTTCGATGCATTAGACCCGAAACCGAGTGATCTATCCATGAGCAGGTTGAAGGTTGGGTAACACCAACTGGAGGACCGAACCCGCATCTGTTGCAATAGATTGGGATGACTTGTGGATAGGGGTGAAAGGCCAATCAAACTCGGAGATAGCTGGTTCTCCGCGAAATCTATTTAGGTAGAGCGTCGATTGAATACCCTCGGGGGTAGAGCACTGGATGGGCTATGGGGACTCACCGTCTTACTGATCCTAACCAAACTCCGAATACCGAGGCGTACTGGTCGGCAGACACACGGCGGGTGCTAACGTCCGTCGTGAAGAGGGCAACAACCCTGACCTCCAGCTAAGGTCCCCAAGTTACGGCTAAGTGGGAAAGGATGTGAGACTCCCAAAACAACCAGGATGTTGGCTTAGAAGCAGCCATCATTTAAAGAAAGCGTAACAGCTCACTGGTCTAAATAAGGGGTCTTGCGCCGAAAATGTACCGGGGCTCAAGCCGTACACCGAAGCTGAGGATGTGTGCTTGCACACGTGGTAGCGGAGCGTTCCGTAAGCTGATGAAGGAAGACCCGTGAGGGCTTCTGGAGGTATCGGAAGTGAGAATGCTGACATGAGTAACGATAAAGAGGGTGAGAGACCCTCTCGCCGAAAGACCAAGGGTTCCTGCTTAAAGTTAATCTGAGCAGGGTTAGCCGGCCCCTAAGGCGAGGCAGAAATGCGTAGTCGATGGGAACCACGTTAATATTCGTGGGCCTGATGGTAGTGACGGATTGCGACTGTTGTTCATCCTTATTGGATTGGATGGGCTGCTTAGCGGTTCCAGGAAATAGCTCCATCATTATAGACCGTACCCGAAACCGACACAGGTGGTCAGGTAGAGTATACCAAGGCGCTTGAGAGAACTGCGTTGAAGGAACTCGGCAAATTGCACGCGTAACTTCGGAAGAAGCGTGACCCTTTTGTACGCAAGTATGATGGGGTGGCACAGACCAGGGGGTAGCGACTGTTTATCAAAAACACAGGGCTCTGCGAAGTCGCAAGACGACGTATAGGGTCTGACGCCTGCCCGGTGCTGGAAGGTTAAGAGGAGGGGTGCAAGCTCTGAATCGAAGCCCCAGTAAACGGCGGCCGTAACTATAACGGTCCTAAGGTAGCGAAATTCCTTGTCGGGTAAGTTCCGACCTGCACGAATGGCGTAACGACTTCCCCGCTGTCTCCAACGCAGACTCAGTGAAATTGAATTCCCCGTGAAGATGCGGGGTTCCTGCGGTCAGACGGAAAGACCCCGTGCACCTTTACTATAGCTTTACACTGGCATTCGTGTCGGCATGTGTAGGATAGGTGGTAGGCTTTGAAGCGTGGGCGCCAGCTCGCGTGGAGCCATCCTTGAAATACCACCCTTATCGTCATGGATGTCTAACCGCGGCCCGTCATCCGGGTCCGGGACAGTGTATGGTGGGTAGTTTGACTGGGGCGGTCGCCTCCTAAAGAGTAACGGAGGCGCGCGATGGTGGGCTCAGAACGGTCGGAAATCGTTCGTCGAGTGCAATGGCATAAGCCCGCCTGACTGCGAGACTGACAAGTCGAGCAGAGACGAAAGTCGGTCATAGTGATCCGGTGGTCCCGCGTGGAAGGGCCATCGCTCAACGGATAAAAGGTACGCCGGGGATAACAGGCTGATGACCCCCAAGAGTCCATATCGACGGGGTTGTTTGGCACCTCGATGTCGGCTCATCGCATCCTGGGGCTGGAGCAGGTCCCAAGGGTTTGGCTGTTCGCCAATTAAAGCGGTACGTGAGCTGGGTTCAGAACGTCGTGAGACAGTTCGGTCCCTATCTGCCGTGGGTGTAGGAATATTGAGAGGATCTGTCCCTAGTACGAGAGGACCGGGATGGACGTATCTCTGGTGGACCTGTTGTCGCGCCAGCGGCATAGCAGGGTAGCTATATACGGAAGGGATAACCGCTGAAGGCATCTAAGCGGGAAACCCACCTCGAAACGAGTGTTCCCTATCAGAGCCGTGGAAGACGACCACGTTGATAGGAGGCGTGTGGACGCGCAGCAATGCGTGAAGCTTAGCCTTACTAATAGCTCGATTGGCTTGATCGTTCTCATTGATCAATGATCATCATGTGCAGCAACGCTGCACATGAAATTGTCTGTCCTCACGCTGTCGCGTTCTTCGAACGCTACGCTCCGGACAGGGCGCGCCACAAGGCGCGACGGCCGCTTGGCCTTGCGGAAGCTTGACGCTTCCGTCTGGTGCCATACGGTTGCTCAAAGACGTGTTTGAAATTTAAGAAGAGCCTTGGCTCACCAGCTTCTCTGAACAACGCTTTTGCGCTTTGCCGACCTGGTGGTTCTGGCGGGGTGGCTGCACCCGGTCCCATTCCGAACCCGGCCGTGAAACGCCCCAGCGCCGATGGTACTTCGTCTTAAGACGCGGGAGAGTAGGTCGCCGCCAGGTCTGCAAATCGCAAAAGCTGCTTCTCATCACCAATATCGGCAAAAGCCGAGAACAAAGGCCGCAACACGCGGCCTTTTTTGCTTCCTAAACCCGGGAAACACCCCGGTAAACGCAAAAATAACCCGGGGTGGAGCAGCCCCCGCCGACCCGAACAAGGCATCCGCCTTCGAGGTACGGCAAAAAAAAACCGGCCATGACCGGAAAGCTCAAAAATAACGCGGGGTGGAGCAGCCCGGTAGCTCGTCAGGCTCATAACCTGAAGGTCGTAGGTTCAAATCCTACCCCCGCAACCAGCGTTATCGACAAGGCCTCAGTCGCAAGACTGGGGCCTTTTTGCATTCCAGCCTCCCCCAGCGCCAGGATCGCTGCCAGCTCGCCAACCAGCTCAATCTGCAGTTGGCCGTTCTCAGGGATCATGCGGATTGCAGACAGTAGAGAGCGAAGACGCT from Georhizobium profundi includes these protein-coding regions:
- a CDS encoding GNAT family N-acetyltransferase, whose translation is MFRTRIADDLDLLVRTVEPADKAHLLAGFSHLSERSRFFRFLGGVTRLSEKDLVRFTARSNSEHCAIGALNMSVVPPDPVAIARYERLDTDQESAEMAVTVIDAYQGRGVGPLLIGAIAFCAAEAGIKRFVAYVHPENRGMIQLMISLGAHIADAAEGEITFDMPLHRDAGGYPDTRAGKQMRLAYDLMAHHAPESAARPTG
- a CDS encoding ABC transporter ATP-binding protein; translation: MTETADIDRSSGPLLAARDLVRHFPSARGAAVAGVSFEVMPGELIALLGPSGCGKTTTLRLTGGFERPDAGTISLNGRDVTNLPPEKRGIGFVFQDYALFPHLSVAANVAFGLRHASVADQRKRTAQMLEMVGLADLAERMPHQLSGGQQQRVALARTLAPAPPLVLLDEPFSNLDAALRVETRQEVRRLLKQAGSAAILVTHDQEEALALADRIAVMHAGRILQMSTPDDVYRRPADEFVARFIGRSNIVPACANGFLAQTDFGDLAIDRTMYGNVRLAVKPEQFVLTPAEDGNGVVIGREFRGHDQLYWVRVGGTEIMAIAATNSLLTIGTPVRLTTSEPVALFEQAVAENS
- a CDS encoding ABC transporter permease is translated as MTTLVTGGRKRAAPAIFVIPAILVGLAMLVPIFYLVLRATEADFGTVASLVFRPRTGQLLLNTTALVAGVLILATAIAAPLAWLTTRTSLKGRRIAHILVVLPLAVPGYVMAYALIGLSGYYGFMNTLFGWTFPRPQGWLGATLALSLYTYPYIYLNLRAALGSIDASLEESARALGASPREVFFRVTLPYLRPALFSGWLVVGLYVIGDFGAVALMRYEVFSYALYTQYAAAYDRIYAAWLALIMITIAVSVIWWESKLREGAHFARTGTGSGVRSSLSSLSTLPSVAAWGFIALVALASLGLPVSVLAFWLSAEPLLPSLPALLTSFWHSVSVAVPSALLAGALALPVAVMAVRYPSPLSSAINRLAFIGYAVPPLAFALAFVFISLGFARPLYQSHLLLVIAYSLAFLALALGPIRAALYLARPSLEEAARSLGYSPLSVVAHVVFPLIRRGVIGGMVLVFVIAMKELPIAFLLAPTGYRSLAITLFSRTSEGMLVNAAPYAAAIIIFSGLFVGVVLRHEAKHD
- a CDS encoding iron ABC transporter substrate-binding protein, whose translation is MSKTTRSLIAAAAFAAVSLPTLASAQELTIYSGRGEAFAQPIIDRFAEETGIEVEVRYGGTAEMAVLITEEGEQSPADVFWAQDPGALGAVGELFEPLPEEVLANVPETLRDDEGRWVAASARARTFVYSPERVEEGELPTSITDLTGEEYRGRVGWAPTNGSFQAHLTALRVLLGEEETKAWLEAMIANDTQVYSNNASQLQAIADGEVDFGLVNHYYLLRQKAADAAFPVEQSIFANGDAGNLLMAAGAGVLASSDNKEAAEDFVAFLLSEEAQTYFAQDNQEYGVIEGADNAGIEPNIEDVILASPPLDLNDIDDLEGTLNLLREVGLL